Part of the Triticum urartu cultivar G1812 chromosome 2, Tu2.1, whole genome shotgun sequence genome, GAAACCAAACAGGTAGGGACTTTTTATAAATTTGAGACTTATAAATTGGGACTAAAAAAGTCATaagacttatgaaccaaacaaaTCAAATGGCCAAGCGCCCGTGGACAAAACACGAAGGAGAAACCACCGGCTCTATGTTCTGGCCAGGGGAAAACCATTGGCTCTATGGTGCGGTGGCGACCGTTTTGAACTTTACCGAAATGAAAATCGGTTGTGTCTACGTCCACGGCCTGTCTGCATGCACCTTTCATCGGAACATACGCTAAACAATGGCTTAAAATAACACGGGCACAGTCACTCGGTTCCAGGCTCGCTGCCTCGCACGTCAGGTTTGTGCTAAGCTGGAGACAAACGCACAAATCAGGTTCTGTGTCGGAGCTCCGTTGATCTCGTCCCAATGGACGAAGTCGAGGAAGATCGAAGCTCAAACGAACATCTCGAAGATGAAGCGTTACCATCCATTGGAACACTGGTTCTGCGAGAAAATAAACCCTAACCTAAACTTACAAGCCAAAGCCGAGGAATTGGAACCCCCTCCCTCCCTCCAGGCCGGCTGAGCAGTAGGTAGATCCATGGGCTTGCCGCGGAAGCTTGGAGGGGATGAGTGCCCTAGCCGTCATAGATACGAGAGGGAAAGAGAAACCCTAACGGTGAAGTGTAGGTCTAGCGCTTCTTAATCTCATCCTTGATATGCCGGAAGCTTGTCGGTGCAATAATAATTACAATACCGAAGAAACCGTATAAATTTTATCTGAACGTGCAAAGTTTCATTAAGTttacaaaagaaaaaaaaactagcAACACCAATGATATCAAACTAGCTAGTACCACTGAATACACAAAATAAAGTATTTTCCTGAGTATTATACTTCTTAATATTGTTTTAtgtaaatttggtcaaacttgaCTTCGCTTTTTTTGCAAGAGATTACATCGCTTGACACCATCAAAATTTAATAATTTATAGGCATTCTTTTCAAGCACAAAGGAAGTACATCTTTTTCACGATAGTCCAAAAGGTCTGAATTTCGGAGAACCATATTTCTGGGGTTTCAAAACTAGTACGGCTCAAATTCATATTTCAATGTCAACATTGACAAATACTATTACAAAAATTATGGGAGACGTCTTATACCAAATTTATTGCTTCCAAACAACTTGGAATATACTCCACTAGAATTagttttctctctctctctccagaAACCTTGCATTCTACAAtaaatttcaaaaatattttatAAGCGGACTAAACGGAGCCTAAGGTGCAACGATGACAGATCTATTATTTTTTTCCCTTTCGTCACGATATTTGTAGCTCCTACATGTGCGTACAAAAACAAAACACTAAAACCATCGGCCCTATTTTGTTGCGAGGGAAGAACCCACTGGCTCTGTGTTCTCAGCTAATAgcaccactaaaacaaaaacgcTTTGTGTCCACATCTACCTTTGTTGAGTAAAATATATACAATAATCTAACCGTAGCTGCACTGCACCAACCTGACTCGTGCTTcagttgtactccctccgttttaaaATAGATAACCCAACTTTGTATGAACCTGACCCGGAGGGAGTAAGCAGTAGCAGGCAAAGCGCCACGCATCTCACCGATTCCGTCGCCATCATGGTCTTGTGTGCGGCGAGCTTTCGCCGATTTTATTTAGGAAGGCTGCCGTAACCTGGAACGGATTCTCGCGGCATGTGCGCCGGCATCGGCTGGACGCAAGGAGCAAATATCATACGCCGAAACGACGGCGGATTCGCCTGCCGAGCCCGAAACGTGTCCCGTGGAGGCCATGTTCGGATTTAGTGCGAGATCATGCTTCTTCTCTGCGCGACTTCGCTGTCAGCTTGGGAGTTTTGTTTGATGCCTCGCAGGATTGCCGAATAATGCACACCGGTTACGCCGTCACAGCGAGGCCACGGAGAGCTCGGTCGGCCGGGGCCTGTTTGGAGGCATCATTCGAGGTCCATGCATTTATATTTGATTTGAATCGTTTTTTTGTTGTTGGGAAATTATGTTTGGAGCGGTTGGAAGGTCTTGAGAAAGAAATCCACACGCTACCGATGCCTTATCTAGTTTGGTCCTGCAAATACGCAGTCGCTTGAGAATTTTGTTACAACTTTGGCACGAGAAAAGGGTGACTTTAATTATATTATTATTGTTATAGTTTGTATAGGTTGTACATGAGTTGACTTATTTTGCGACATCATCTATTGAGCTAAATTGGAATGATTATATAGTTAGACGCTACGGAAATTGTCACAAGTTGTCGTCTTCTCTTTCCTCATCCACGAGGAAGAAAAATCCCACGCTTTTGTCCTCCTTCCGtcggcgccgccgccggtccgccCATCTCCCATGGTCATGGAGGTGCGGAGGATCTCGGCCCCCTTTGTCGGGAGGGACCCCGTTCTTGTCCTTGTCAGGTTGGGATTGTGTGACCGCGGCGATGTCCTTCGGTACAAATAATATCTCCCACGTTCTATCCCTGTTCAGATGGTGCGTCTAGCATCGCTAGAAAGCGTGTGGGGGCGTGTATCCGTCGGATCTTGCGGGATTTGATCGGTATTGGTCTTTGGTGGATCTGTTTGGATCCGGTCATCATTCATCTTTGTTTGGGTGTTTACAAATTCGATCCTTTCGATCTACAATTTTCTTCATCTGCGATGGTTGCTGCTCCGATGCGCTGGTCCTATAGGGCTTTGGCACGACGATTTTCAGATTGTCTACTACAAGATTTGCTCGGCTCCTacgagggaggggcgatgatgGTGACGCGTCCTCTGCTTGCTTTATAGCTTGTAGTCATCGCTAGATGGTTCATAAACCTGGTTGTAGTTTTTATTATCTTTGGTGTTCTTTGTACTGCCACGATTGAAGGTGAATAGATTTGAAATTTCTAAAAAAAATACTTTGCCCCCTCTACGAACCCTAGATTGCTGCCACCGCTCCGCCTGTTTCCCGCCCGCAAGGTCCCGTCCTCCTCCTGTTGCTGCTCCGTTGGCGGGAGGAGGTGGGGACACCAGACTGCGTTGCACCGCTATAGTTAGGTTTGTCAGGGTTGGATTTCGTTCACTAGCTACGACAATGTGGTGAGAATAGCGACGCTGTGCATATTAAGAACAATGTTTTCCCAACTTCTGATCTATCTTGTTAGCGGAGGTCTTATGAACTTAGTAGAGGACGACATGCCATCGTGTAGTCAATACTCATCTGGATTGGTGGATATGGTTTGTGCTATTGGTGAAATAGACAAAGACGCTTCATGTATTGGTCCTCTAGCTGGCTCCTTCTCTGACCGATAACGGTCGACCAACTTTGGCGTCGTCGGGGGGCTTGTGAGGTTAGGTCTACCGGGACCTTTCTAGCCGATTATGGGATGGTCGTCCAACCCTCTCCGCCACATTCTTCTACGAGACAATGATTTGTTTCCTGTTTTAGATGTCTTTTGGCGTCACGTGAAGACTTCCTAGCCGCTGCATCAACAATGTTGTTCTGACTTCGACAATGTTACGGAAGTGTAGAGGCGGTATCGAGTTTGGCCCACGGCACAACACGTATGAGTgtacaggaggaggaggacggtgtCCATGTCCTCAAGTCCCCGTGTGCAATTTCTAATTTATATAAAGATGAATTTGAAGGGTTGGTTGAATCTTTGGTCATTTCgtaaaaaaaagaataaaaacaTCACATATGTTCCGGATTATATAATGTTTTAAATCTTTTAATACGGACTGCATATAGACTAAATTGACTGAACAAACACTAAAATATATCTATATACATCAGATTGAGAAGAAAAAAAGTTACTCTGTTCATTCACAAATATAAATATAATGTATTTTGGATATTTTAATATAGACTGCATAATGACTGAAGCGTGAATAGACATATTAAAATGCGTCTATATACACTGGAACCAAAAAATTCAAAACATTTTATAATTCAAAGCATATAAAAAGTGATCACAAGTAATACCTGTGTGTGTAAAATGCAATGAAATTTTGTGACGCCCAAAAGAGTCCCTGAAGCCCGAGGAAAGGAGGAGGTGAAGGCAGCCACAGGAAGCAAATAGCCATCACGGTCGCGTCACCGGCCGCCGCTCGTCTCCCTCCCTCCGCCTGCCTATAAACACCGCGCACCCACACACGGCCACACCGCATCACAcccacacacacgcacgcacgcacgccaCAGGAGAGACCGACCGCGCGCGCTCGCACGCTCCGGCACGGCACGGCGGAGCCGCCACCACCACCTGAGACTCTGGCGCCGGGACCCACCTGCCACCCGAGACCCGCCACCCCGCCACCTCGTTGACAATGGCGGTGGCGCGGCTGCGCTCGGCCGCCGCGGCCCGGCTCCAGCCGGCgctcgcgggccggcggcgccTCGGGACGGCGGCCGCGGCGGAGGCCCCGGAGGCGGTCGTCGGGGCGGGCAGCGCGCGGTGGGAGCCGATGGGCGCGCGGGAGTACTACGACTACCGGCGGGCCATCTACGGCGACATCACGCATAAGGCCATCCTCGTCGACGCCGCCGGCACCCTCCTCGCCCCCACCGAGCCCATGGCCCAGGTCGGCCTACGCCCTTCCCCCCATATACACCGCACCTCCAATTCATGTTCCTCTGTTTGCTCCGCTCGATTCGGTTGGCCGTTCCCATGGCTGACGGAGGCCTGCATGTTTTCTCTGCGGTGCACACGCTGAGACAATGCGTGGCGTTTGGATCGATCTGATCCGTACTCCCGTGGCCCGTTCCGTTCGTGTGTGTTCATAGATTTGGGTTGTGAGAACCTGGACAGATTTGTTCCTGCTGTTCATTTCTGGGTTCTGTGGATTTACTTCGCCATGCATGACGAGTTACTGATAAAAAATCTCCCTTTCCTCTGTTAATCGGGCATGCATGCGGTTTGATTAACATGGCTTGTGTTCTGAATGTTAATACTTGTGTTCTGAATGTTTAATACAGGTGTACAGAACAGTAGGCGAAAAGTATGGGGTGAAGTACTCGGAGGATGAGATCTTGATGAGGTACCGGCAGGCATATGCGCAGCCATGGGGCAGATCGCGGCTTAGGTATGACATttacctttggactgtcctgctgtTTCAAATGCGAGTTTGGATTTGATTTCGCTATACGGGTATCTTACTAAGATGGCTCTGTCTGATTTTGTTCTTGTGCACTCGTATTGAAATGAATAAATAGCATTTAGGACGGGGATATTCTTGCCATGAATGCCCTTGTTCAATTTAAACAAGGATATACATCAGGAAAACTGTGGACTAACTTGTCTTTCACTTCCTTGAACTTGTCCTTTTTAATCAATTGGATTGAAATACCGCCTCTTCAAAATTGAGAGTGACGTGCAGATATGAAACAATTTCAACCGGAGTTAATTATCCCTCAACCTGAGTTAAGCTGCGAGCTAAGAAACATTTGTTAGAAGTAGAATTCCATAAGTAAAGTTCTCACCAGGACGCAGAGGGAGGGATATTTGCAAGAACAGCTGTGAGGATTCTATAATCCTCAATGTTCAGATTGAGATCCAGGAACTGGAATGGTCCCAAGTTCTATCTGGAGCTTGATGCCATTACCTTCTCAGATATGGCTGAGATACTTTTATTTGTCTTTGGTGGTGCTAAAAGAACAATTGTGGGGTAGGAATATTGATTCTTAAGTTTCACATAGTATTCAGAAAGTAGAGAGTTTATTCTTATGCTAGAATTCGATTCTTAAGTTTCTGGCATATTCACAGTTAGTTTTAGCTGGTTTGTGTGCTTTACGAGCACTGAGTATCCTTGGGTGCGTTTTTCATAATACTTATCAGGAGACAAATCTGAATGGAATCGCACGAAACTGATTTTCGCAACATATATATGGACCGCAGTGATAGGTAGTACTGGTGATTTGATTCTTCTGTTTCTTATCAGCCTTAATTCCTTGGAACCTGGAGCTATCATGTCACAGAATAATAATAAAATACGAGCTTGCCTTTTAGTACAAATTTGCGATTCATCCAGTCAAACATTTCATGTTAACATTTCAAACCTGTTAAAAAATATGCTGCTGCATGGACTAATGTTTCTCAATATCTTCAGGTATGTTGATGATGGGAGGCCCTTTTGGCAACATATAGTTAGTTCTTCTACAGGCTGCTCAGATTTAGAGTACTTTGAGGAACTTTATCATTACTATACAACTGAGAAGGTAAGAGAAAATCTGTAAATCAAAATGATTTGAAACATCCTATTGTATGTTTGACCTCACAAATTGTTTTATGTTTGCTAGGCCTGGCAGCTCATTGACCCTGACGCTAAATATGTTTTCGAAGCATTGAGAAGGGCTGGTGTGAGAACAGCTGTTGTATCCAACTTTGACACCCGTCTCCGCCCACTTTTACAGGCCCTGAATTGTGATCACTGGTTCGATGCAGTTGCTGTATCTGCTGAGGTGGGTTTCCATTTACAGATGAGCTGCTTTAACTGAGCTTGTTAACTGAACCTTGACCCTGTAGCTACTGTCCTTCGTATCTATAAGTTTGACCTTCAGTTTTCCTATTAATGTTCGCCATTAAACCCTTGTTCTCTGTTTTTTTCTGCTAAAAGGTTGCAGCAGAAAAGCCAAACCCAACAATATTCCTGAAGGCCTGCGAGTTGTTGGACGTGAAGCCTGAAGAGGCTGTGCATATTGGGGACGACCGTCGGAATGATTTGTGGGGAGCTAGGGACGCAGGCTGCGATGCCTGGCTCTGGGGCAGTGATGTTCACTCCTTGAAGGAAGTAAGCTTTCTGTCTTGTCTGCTCCAAAACTGAACTAGAAATCAATTATTGTCCTTATAGCAAACATGGCATCTAGGAGTGGCATTTCGCTGTCAGTGTAGTTGGGATTAATTATACACCTCAAATAAAGATCTGGCAGCTGTATGCTGTTACCAAGATCAGTTCATTAGGAGCAACTGTTGTATTACAGATTACTCGGTTAGGGGCACCCTGGtaactgttctattttgaagaaTCTCTTTAGTCTTCTTCTGCCGACGAAAGTGGGCAGCGTCCCTTTTCATATCAGCTGCAATCTTCAGAAATTATATGGTTGCTCACATCCGCACATCTGTATCGCAGGTCGCAGAAAGGATCGGAGTCAGTGTGGGTATGGGCAACAATATGTGATTCGCCACGCCTGCTTGTAAGCAGACTCTACTACGCCTATGGTGGTCATGACGGATCGCCACCGTTCCCTTCTTCCTGTCGAGTATGCTCGCCGAGCCCCCTGAGCTTCAATAAAAAGGCTGGGAGGTGGTGCTTAGTTTCCCTCCTCTGTACATAGTGCCGACCCTTCTTTGCTCAGGTGTGTGTGTGGCTGTCCGGCCGCTGTACATATTTTCCAGGGAAGTGAGAACTGATGGCAGTGTCTCTTTGTGTCAGGCCTTAATTTCCAAAGTCTATATTGTAGCAACAATGTACGTATGTAATTAAGCGAACTCGATTTACCCTTTAAATAGTTCCTGCCGTGTGCTCTGAAATCTGTGCTTCACGAGAATGACCCCTGCATTTTGTACATTGGATTTGGTAAAAATTTCTGAGGGTATTGCCTCCATAGAGTCTGTTTCATCACTACGTGTGAATGCTTCCTAGGTACCCAGCCCCCTTTGAACTGTAGAAAAATATATTTTGAAGTCAAACTGCAGAAAAGCAGCGGTGAAAACAAACTTTTTTTTTTGAAGGCAAAACATAGCTTTATAGATTAACTACGGCCGGGCATTTCACCCGAAACGCAAACAGCCACAGTGGGCGGTACATTAGAGTTCCACTTCATACAACCATTTGGTAAACTTCTACTGCCAATTTGAGCAAGCTCATGCGCTACAGAATTCATAGCCCGAATACAAGCAGCCACACTCCACTTGGAGAACCACACCTTGAGTTGGAACTTGATATCTTCAATAACTACTGCATATGGTGTGGCGTCTGCCTTCCGGATATCCACTGCATTAGCAAGCAGCTCTGAATCTATCTCAAAGACAACTCTAGTGAACCCAAGATCAGCTGTTGTCGCTACCGCCGCAGCCATGGCGCTGACCTCCGCTCCAAAAGCATCCTGATGTGTTCCTGCCGACCAGCGCGAGCGACAATTACCCATCCAGCATTGTCTCCAGCGACAACTCCCCAGCCCAGGGATAAAAGCCCCATCGAGATTGAATTTGATCATGTCGTTGTCCGACGGTTGCCACTTCCCAGGACGCCCTTTAACCATCGCAGGCACGAAGATCTACTCGTACTTATTGAATgtggggttctggcaaacccttaaggtttgaacattgggatgcgcgtgaagtcttttcctcccaccgatctatgccctaacttgctaagatcttgcggacgaactcgacgaactcgcaacacagaaagacacaaaaTTTATACTGGCTCGAGCCACCGTCGTGATGTAAtacctactccagtgtggtggtagTGGATTGCCttttgggctgatgatgaacaatacaagagGAATAACAGCCTGCTTgtgttgaggtgttcttgtgcttggcaaACTTGTGTGGGTGAGTGCTGGATGAACTgctctactgtggtggctagctaTACTTATATAGGACCTGGTCCTCTCCctaaatattgagcgggaagggagccaacaacggcgggcaaatttgaaggagGGACGGgtagtacaagccatcctgacaaaggtggtctccgcctgcgaaaagctctggtggtgacgccgtcttgggctccacgatgaccttcgtcttgccgtccttctggtcttagtcttgttgcaccgatatggcaacctttgcctgatgcctcggtacccctcgcctgcgctggcctccttagcaccaaagaggaaataaggacgctgcgcgcgctggcgcccgcctggtgtcgatcgttatggctcacgtcacgagagcctcgtgaggttcgcctcgccttgatatctccgctcctcgtgagcctgcccgactaggccactccagagaAGGTCTcatgtcgtccgcctcgcgaggcttggcccctcccgagggtcttggatgccgtgttgatgaagatgggcagtacggcctgctggcttagccacgtcgcgggccgcaggcaggcaagtctggggacccccgttcccagaacgctgacagtagcccccgggcccaaggtgcgcttgGGCTTGGCCAAGGGTCAAGCACGGAGCACCACGGCCCCCCAAAAGGCTGCGGCCtcggtcgacgcgtggcggttgattggacgtggacgtctccgcttccccacgctgcctcggcaactgcacgacttgacaacTCCCTGCGACATgtaaggaaaaccatcattacctgcgattgtgggaggtgccggttggccttctcttgctataaatggggaggggggctGAGCCTCCGTTGCCCGTCTCTTCCTTGCTCGATTGCTTCTTCCTGCTTGCTCCACTGCTAACATCAATGGCGCCTATCAGAAGGTTCTCCACCGAAGAAAAGGGGAAGGCCCCCCCGAGATGACCCGGAGCCATTTCCGCCGAAGAAAAGGTCGATCCACCGCTGCGACGAAGCGGCGATGCAGGTGgtgacgaggccttggtgcgagcggcctcccCCAGGGTATCCGCTACCCCTGTATGTCCAAGCTGAGGGCTCAGGAGGGCGGAGGGACGAGCAgtgccgcccgcgccgcgcccgGGGTCGCCGTGCCGCGGCGACGCGCGCCGTCGCCCCCGGAATCCACGCcgcggactcctcgcgcgagctggtgctgtgggcgccaatgcccccaagctcttggatccgcttcccgcggttcttctccaacgtgatgccgccgagggggcctctcgagctctggtTGCAGCACACCGACTGCGGCGCTCTGGCGACTGGAGCAGAGATCGAAGCGGTCCccaccggcaagatcttcatgactcgtggCTGGGGCAAGATTGCGTGGGTCTGCCGCGCgaggggcgccctcgcgatccacctTGAGTACGACGGCGTCTCCAtgctcttcttcaaggtcttcgatgccgAGGGCCGCTACCTGGAGTGCTGCTCTGGAGAGGAGCATGAGGCTGACGCGCGTTTCGCTCGCGGCCACTCTAGCAGTagcagcccttgggagtccagcagctctcctgagctctacgagactccggagacgagcaaCGACAACTACGTGCCCCCGAGTTCTCGTCACGCTCGGAGCAGTGCCGCCGCGTCTGGCCGtcgccgccgctgatctggatggggttggcatcggcctcccgtggcccactgttgatgatggcgtctgcCACAGGAGGGTGTAGATAGGGCCCTTCTTAGTTTTAGCTTTCATTCCCCGCGAAGAATCATGAAGCGCCCCGTGGGGGCATATAAGGGTCTGTAATGTCTTTTGTGCTTATCTTCACTGTTATGAAGATTTGGTGAATGCGCGTCCCGTTAAGGCTCGgtcccccctttctttcctcgcgatagcttgttgctctacgccgacaggtcccggtccccaggcaagctacaaccatcgctggtatgccaggtcgcgtgccgtggtcaaggccaggaggtgtgcggcccgaggtccagtaagagcccctgaggcgcgatgctcaggaggtcccccttagcgctcAAGAAGCCACGGTAAGGGAACAAAGGGAGTTAACGTGGCCGCGACGGGGTTGCGGCAAGGCGTGAGTGACCATAAGGCTCAGACATTTAGCCGATCCGAGGGCGAGACTTATCTTGTGAACTTCGTGGCAATTCCTGACGTTGAGCTAGGGCCGCGCGCCAACTTGTGTGGCATAGCCAGGCCGGCCCATACGGGTTTCCCTCCTCCCATGCTCTCCTTAGTGCTCTATGTCCTCAGGTCCCGgtcctcgagcgagctcagccgccgctggtatgccaggtcgcgatgccgtggcaaggctgttggaaatatgccctagaggcaataataaaatggttattattatatttctttgttcatgataattgtctattattcatgctataattgtgttattcggaaatcgtaatacatgtgtgaatacatagaccacaacacgtccctagtgagcctctagttgactagctcgttgatcaaaagatagtcatggtttcctgattatggacattggatgtcattgataacgggatcacatcattaggagaatgatgtgacggacaagacccaatcctaaggatagctcaaagatcgtgtagttcgtttgctgtagcttttccgaatgtcaagtatcatttccttagaccatgagattgtgcaactcccggataccgtaggagtgctttgggtgtgccaaacgtcacaatgtaactaggtgactataaaggtacactacaggtatctccgaaagtgtctgttgggttggcacgaatcgagactgggatttgtcactccgtatgacggagaggtatctctgggcccactcggtaatgcatcatcataatgagctcaatgtgaccaagtggttgatcacgggatcatgcattatggtacgagtaaagtgacttgccggtaacgagatagaacgaggtattgggataccgacgatcgagtctcgggcaagtaacgtaccgattgacagagggaattgtatacagattgattgaatcctcaacatcgtggttcatccgatgagatcatcgtggagcatgtgggagccaacatgggtatccagatcccgctgttggttattgaccggagaggaatctcggtcatgtctgcatgtctcccgaacccgtagggtctacacacttaaggttcggtgacgctagggttgtagagatattagtatgcagtaacccgaaagttgttcggagtcccggatgagatcccggacgtcacgaggagttccagaatggtccggaggtaaagatttatatataggaagtgtagtttcggccatcaggaAGGTTTTgggggtcgccggtattgtaccgggaccactggaagggtcccgggggtccaccgggtggggcc contains:
- the LOC125535876 gene encoding haloacid dehalogenase-like hydrolase domain-containing protein 3, translated to MAVARLRSAAAARLQPALAGRRRLGTAAAAEAPEAVVGAGSARWEPMGAREYYDYRRAIYGDITHKAILVDAAGTLLAPTEPMAQVYRTVGEKYGVKYSEDEILMRYRQAYAQPWGRSRLRYVDDGRPFWQHIVSSSTGCSDLEYFEELYHYYTTEKAWQLIDPDAKYVFEALRRAGVRTAVVSNFDTRLRPLLQALNCDHWFDAVAVSAEVAAEKPNPTIFLKACELLDVKPEEAVHIGDDRRNDLWGARDAGCDAWLWGSDVHSLKEVAERIGVSVGMGNNM